The following are encoded together in the Neomonachus schauinslandi chromosome X, ASM220157v2, whole genome shotgun sequence genome:
- the NYX gene encoding nyctalopin yields the protein MKGHGMLVLLLHAVVFGLPSAWAEEACTRTCPAACACSSTERGCSVRCDRAGLLRVPAEFPCEAASIDLDRNGLRFLGERAFGTLPSLRRLSLRHNNLSFITPGAFKGLPRLAELRLAHNGELRYLHARTFAALSRLRRLDLASCRLFTVPERLLAELPALRELAAFDNLFRRVPGALRGLANLTHAHLERSRIEAVASSSLQGMRRLRSLSLQANRVRAVHAGAFRDCGALEHLLLNDNLLAELPAEAFVGLRRLRTLNLGGNALRLVARAWFADLAELELLYLDRNSIAFVEEGAFQNLSGLLALHLNGNHLTVLAWAAFQPGFFLGRLFLFRNPWRCDCRLEWLRDWMESSGRVSDVPCAAPGSVAGLDLSQVAFGRSSDGLCVDPEELNLTASSPGPSPEPEATTVSRFSSLLSKLLAPRAPVEEVANTTEGPLNTSLSDSLPSAGVVVSGHNSWFLLGSGLLLSAAQRVVFVVQVD from the exons ATGAAAGGCCACGGGATGCTGGTCCTGCTGCTGCATG cgGTGGTCTTCGGCCTGCCCAGTGCCTGGGCCGAGGAGGCCTGCACGCGCACCTGCCCCGCCGCCTGCGCCTGCAGCAGTACCGAGCGCGGCTGCTCCGTGCGCTGTGACCGCGCCGGCCTCCTGCGGGTGCCGGCCGAGTTTCCGTGCGAGGCGGCCTCCATCGACCTGGACCGGAACGGCCTGCGCTTCCTGGGCGAGCGGGCCTTCGGCACGCTGCCGTCGCTGCGCCGCCTGTCGCTGCGCCACAACAACCTGTCCTTCATCACGCCCGGCGCCTTCAAGGGCCTGCCGCGCTTGGCCGAGCTGCGCCTGGCGCACAACGGCGAGCTGCGCTACCTGCACGCTCGCACCTTCGCCGCACTCAGCCGCCTCCGCCGCCTCGACCTGGCCTCCTGCCGCCTCTTCACCGTGCCCGAGCGCCTCCTGGCCGAGCTGCCCGCCCTGCGCGAGCTCGCCGCCTTCGACAACCTCTTCCGCCGCGTGCCCGGCGCGCTGCGCGGCCTGGCCAACCTGACGCATGCGCACCTGGAGCGCAGCCGCATCGAGGCGGTGGCCTCCAGCTCTCTGCAGGGCATGAGGCGCCTGCGCTCGCTCAGCCTGCAGGCCAACCGCGTCCGCGCCGTGCACGCAGGCGCCTTTCGCGACTGTGGCGCCCTGGAGCACCTGCTGCTCAACGACAACCTGCTGGCCGAGCTGCCCGCCGAAGCCTTTGTAGGCCTGCGCCGCCTGCGCACGCTCAACCTGGGCGGCAACGCGCTGCGCCTTGTGGCGCGCGCCTGGTTCGCCGACCTGGCCGAGCTTGAGCTGCTCTACCTGGACCGCAACAGCATCGCCTTCGTGGAGGAGGGCGCCTTCCAGAACCTCTCGGGCCTCCTCGCTCTGCACCTCAATGGCAACCACCTCACTGTGCTGGCCTGGGCCGCCTTCCAGCCTGGCTTCTTCCTGGGCCGCCTCTTTCTCTTCCGCAACCCGTGGCGCTGTGACTGCCGCCTGGAGTGGCTGCGGGACTGGATGGAGAGCTCCGGGCGTGTGTCCGACGTGCCGTGCGCTGCCCCGGGCTCCGTGGCCGGCCTGGACCTCAGCCAGGTGGCCTTTGGGCGCTCTTCCGATGGCCTGTGTGTGGACCCCGAGGAGCTGAACCTCACCGCATCCAGTCCAGGCCCGTCCCCAGAGCCAGAGGCCACCACCGTGAGTAGGTTCAGCAGCCTCCTCTCCAAGCTGCTGGCCCCGAGGGCCCCAGTGGAGGAGGTGGCCAACACCACCGAGGGGCCACTCAACACCTCCCTGTCCGACAGCCTTCCCTCCGCTGGGGTGGTTGTCTCGGGCCACAACTCCTGGTTTCTCCTCGGCTCTGGTCTCCTGCTCAGCGCAGCCCAGCGCGTGGTGTTTGTCGTACAGGTGGACTGA